A window of the Sandaracinaceae bacterium genome harbors these coding sequences:
- a CDS encoding SDR family oxidoreductase has product MDFTADQIGDQRGRLVLITGANSGLGLETAKALSAHGADVILACRGEAKARAAMDEVRAAGGTGALHFEALDLSDLASVSACATRVLATYPRLDVLVNNAGVMVPPRGRTRDGFETQLGTNHFGHFALTAQLLPLLEKTPGARIVTVSSIMHRFGKMRFDDLGFERGYVAWLAYGQSKLANLLFTFELGRRLTRAGSHVLSLAAHPGYAATNLQVHDLMSRTLNPVAAQSAAMGALPSLYAAVSPDVVQGGYYGPQSFGGMRGYPGRASASGRARNEDDARRLWDVSEQLTGVPFPFGK; this is encoded by the coding sequence ATGGACTTCACGGCGGACCAGATCGGTGACCAGCGCGGTCGCCTCGTGCTCATCACCGGCGCCAACAGCGGGCTCGGCCTCGAGACCGCCAAGGCGCTGTCCGCGCACGGCGCCGACGTCATCCTCGCGTGTCGCGGCGAAGCCAAGGCGCGGGCCGCCATGGACGAGGTGCGCGCTGCGGGCGGGACGGGCGCGCTGCACTTCGAGGCGCTCGACCTGTCGGACCTCGCGTCGGTGTCCGCCTGCGCCACGCGTGTGCTGGCCACGTACCCGCGGCTGGACGTGCTGGTGAACAACGCGGGCGTCATGGTGCCGCCGCGCGGCCGCACGCGTGACGGCTTCGAGACGCAGCTGGGGACCAACCACTTCGGGCACTTCGCGCTCACCGCGCAGCTCTTGCCGCTGCTGGAGAAGACCCCGGGCGCGCGCATCGTCACGGTGTCCAGCATCATGCATCGCTTCGGCAAGATGCGCTTCGACGACCTGGGCTTCGAGCGCGGCTACGTCGCGTGGCTGGCTTACGGCCAGAGCAAGCTCGCCAACCTGCTCTTCACCTTCGAGCTCGGGCGCCGGCTCACGCGCGCCGGGAGCCACGTGCTGTCGCTGGCGGCCCACCCGGGCTACGCGGCCACCAACTTGCAGGTGCACGACCTCATGAGCCGCACGCTCAACCCCGTGGCCGCGCAGTCGGCCGCCATGGGCGCGCTGCCGTCGCTCTACGCCGCCGTGTCCCCCGACGTGGTCCAGGGTGGCTACTACGGGCCGCAGTCCTTCGGGGGCATGCGCGGCTACCCCGGGCGCGCGAGCGCCAGCGGCCGCGCCCGCAACGAGGACGATGCCCGCCGCCTGTGGGACGTGTCCGAACAGCTGACGGGCGTGCCTTTTCCCTTCGGAAAGTGA
- a CDS encoding YbjN domain-containing protein, whose protein sequence is MLDDATLAQYLDRLGWERVPHGAGTLRAVRDTEQGDVAVYVRLSQNWLIASVVPFLVTGGDNPHDLARWLLRMNRDMAMTKFAYDDDGDVALTVEVPTESLDYEEVAAALNGLVQHAVMHRATLRGASDGATNASS, encoded by the coding sequence ATGCTGGATGACGCGACCCTCGCTCAATACCTCGACAGGCTCGGCTGGGAGCGCGTTCCGCATGGGGCAGGCACGCTGCGGGCCGTGCGCGACACCGAGCAGGGTGACGTGGCCGTGTACGTGCGCCTCTCGCAGAACTGGCTGATCGCCAGCGTGGTGCCCTTCTTGGTCACGGGCGGCGACAACCCGCACGACCTGGCGCGCTGGCTGCTGCGCATGAACCGCGACATGGCCATGACCAAATTCGCCTACGACGACGACGGCGACGTGGCCCTCACGGTGGAGGTGCCCACCGAGTCGCTGGACTACGAAGAGGTGGCCGCCGCGCTCAACGGGCTGGTGCAACACGCGGTCATGCACCGCGCCACTTTGCGCGGCGCCTCCGATGGCGCTACCAACGCATCGTCCTGA
- a CDS encoding lamin tail domain-containing protein gives MPRLASPLSSLVPWLLMASASGCGGFHTPGPSTLQLSEVMASNDGAHLDEQGEAEDFVELVNVGAEPIDLSDFSLNDSNERGRLPSRSIPPGGVVVLFADDDVEQGELHLDFKLSAGGETLTLVYHGSGGRRRVDEVSWTELLPNEAYGRYGDDDEWVRCTWASPDRVNGPRCGPPEAPPTPPDDVFAAYTWPTPTPTTPLTLSELALSPATFIEVRNTSSAALSLAGYEVRIAPHGPNLPWPGPTDGVGLPLTGTLNPGERTTVTVTAANVAALTLPLFEGVVSVFAPNGTLVDRVDFMRWPVGNALARAETPAGTWRFVTATTPAAANTAPILASRDVGTYVRHLYTPGDFAALARGGTLLDQQAVKFLLDVDVVGGTLGYLMSSDDYPLHFDFVDQLFAGGPVFDRCDAAMNAQHRARWTAFSVAEYYCGETQPPEELSCSDAQRRYMMGTLVHHVGPDLHTLEMVSGDRASPAQMVATFFDGAALSDDPTRWVFRPQSQSAVDKLRTVEGQLPIVGRNAPFVGITEQALNPGVAFGTLTFIPTSELATAVLGPRVVLVTDSVPNDIGFVGGLVTEALQTPLAHVNVLSQNRGTPNLAVLDARNRSEFEPFFGELVRLEVSESGFTVRLADLAEAQAHWASIMPPGPAQTPARDLTVRGIQDLLDRDFTDIPSIGGKAAQFAELYRITFPAGCSQVALVPDRAFAIPLAHYVDHFQASGAEALLNAAMMDARFESDALFRRAALGSVRDAINDHPVEPALLTSIEQAIRARWGGDRRVRLRSSSNTEDLAGFNGAGLYVSEAAQLSEDGTLALALRTVWASLWSDRAHDERSFFRIDPTTVAMGVLVHAAFVSEEGSAIVVSRSLHDPTRSDIYTMNVQRGEASVANPAPGITSEQFDYRWARTPRRVFRSFSTFSPAASLVSEDESCDIAMAMRAIHDHYRALVDPLDQNQYFAMEVEVKLLDGTRRLYVKQARPYPFQAELLPADCRGF, from the coding sequence ATGCCTCGCCTCGCGTCGCCCCTCTCCTCCCTCGTCCCCTGGCTGCTCATGGCTTCGGCCAGCGGCTGCGGGGGCTTCCACACACCGGGCCCCTCCACGCTGCAGCTCAGCGAGGTCATGGCCAGCAACGACGGCGCCCACCTGGACGAACAGGGGGAGGCCGAGGACTTCGTCGAGCTGGTGAACGTGGGCGCCGAGCCCATCGACCTGAGCGACTTTTCGCTGAACGACTCGAACGAGCGCGGGCGGCTGCCGAGCCGGTCCATCCCTCCCGGCGGTGTGGTGGTGCTGTTTGCCGACGACGACGTCGAGCAGGGCGAGCTGCACCTCGACTTCAAGCTCAGCGCGGGGGGCGAGACGCTCACGCTCGTCTATCACGGGTCCGGTGGGCGGCGCCGCGTGGACGAGGTCAGCTGGACCGAGCTGCTGCCCAACGAGGCCTATGGCCGCTATGGCGACGACGACGAGTGGGTGCGCTGCACGTGGGCCAGCCCGGACCGTGTGAACGGACCGCGCTGTGGTCCGCCCGAGGCGCCGCCCACGCCGCCCGACGACGTCTTCGCCGCCTACACCTGGCCCACGCCCACGCCCACCACGCCGCTCACGCTCTCGGAGCTGGCGCTCTCCCCGGCCACCTTCATCGAGGTGCGCAACACCAGCAGCGCGGCCCTCTCGCTCGCGGGCTACGAGGTGCGCATCGCCCCGCACGGCCCCAACCTGCCCTGGCCCGGGCCCACCGACGGCGTGGGGCTGCCGCTCACGGGCACGCTGAACCCGGGCGAGCGCACCACCGTGACGGTCACGGCGGCCAACGTCGCAGCGCTGACGCTGCCGCTCTTCGAAGGGGTGGTCAGCGTGTTTGCCCCCAACGGCACGCTGGTGGACCGCGTGGACTTCATGCGCTGGCCCGTGGGCAACGCGCTGGCTCGCGCGGAGACCCCGGCAGGGACCTGGCGCTTCGTGACCGCCACTACGCCGGCCGCCGCCAACACGGCCCCCATCCTGGCCTCGCGCGACGTGGGCACCTACGTGCGCCACCTCTACACGCCGGGGGACTTCGCCGCCCTCGCGCGCGGCGGCACGCTGTTGGACCAGCAGGCCGTGAAGTTCCTGCTCGACGTGGACGTGGTGGGCGGCACGCTCGGCTACCTGATGAGCAGCGACGACTACCCGCTGCACTTCGACTTCGTGGACCAGCTGTTCGCGGGCGGCCCGGTGTTCGACCGCTGCGACGCCGCCATGAACGCGCAGCACCGCGCGCGCTGGACGGCCTTCTCGGTGGCCGAGTACTACTGCGGAGAGACCCAACCACCCGAGGAGCTGTCGTGCTCGGACGCGCAGCGCCGCTACATGATGGGCACGCTGGTGCACCACGTGGGGCCCGACCTGCACACGCTCGAGATGGTGAGCGGCGACCGCGCCAGCCCTGCGCAGATGGTGGCCACGTTCTTCGATGGCGCCGCGCTCAGCGACGACCCCACGCGCTGGGTGTTCCGCCCGCAGAGCCAGTCGGCCGTGGACAAGCTGCGCACCGTGGAGGGGCAGCTGCCCATCGTGGGCCGCAACGCGCCCTTCGTGGGCATCACGGAGCAGGCGCTCAACCCGGGTGTCGCGTTCGGGACGCTCACCTTCATTCCCACCAGCGAGTTGGCCACGGCGGTGCTGGGGCCGCGCGTGGTGCTGGTCACGGACAGTGTCCCCAACGACATCGGCTTCGTGGGGGGGCTCGTGACCGAGGCGCTGCAGACGCCGTTGGCTCACGTGAACGTGCTCAGCCAGAACCGCGGCACCCCGAACCTGGCCGTGCTGGATGCCCGCAATCGTTCTGAGTTCGAGCCGTTCTTCGGCGAGTTGGTGCGCCTCGAGGTCAGCGAGAGCGGCTTCACGGTGCGCTTGGCCGACCTCGCCGAGGCGCAGGCGCACTGGGCGAGCATCATGCCGCCCGGGCCAGCGCAGACGCCCGCACGCGACCTCACGGTGCGTGGCATCCAAGATCTGCTGGACCGCGACTTCACCGACATCCCGTCCATCGGGGGCAAGGCCGCGCAATTCGCGGAGCTGTACCGCATCACGTTCCCGGCGGGCTGCAGCCAGGTGGCCTTGGTGCCCGATCGAGCGTTCGCCATCCCGCTCGCTCACTACGTGGACCACTTCCAGGCCAGCGGCGCCGAGGCGCTGTTGAACGCCGCCATGATGGACGCGCGCTTCGAGAGCGACGCCCTCTTCCGCCGGGCCGCCCTCGGGTCGGTGCGCGACGCCATCAACGACCACCCGGTGGAGCCTGCGCTGCTCACCTCCATCGAGCAGGCCATCCGCGCGCGCTGGGGCGGGGATCGGCGCGTGCGCCTGCGCAGCAGCAGCAACACCGAGGACCTCGCCGGCTTCAACGGCGCCGGGCTCTACGTGTCCGAGGCGGCCCAGCTCTCGGAAGACGGCACGCTGGCCCTCGCGCTCCGCACCGTGTGGGCCAGCCTGTGGAGCGACCGCGCGCACGACGAGCGCAGCTTCTTCCGCATCGACCCCACCACCGTGGCCATGGGCGTGCTGGTGCACGCGGCCTTCGTGTCGGAGGAGGGCTCGGCCATCGTGGTCTCGCGCAGCCTTCACGACCCCACGCGCTCGGACATCTACACCATGAACGTGCAGCGCGGCGAAGCCAGCGTGGCCAACCCCGCACCGGGCATCACGTCCGAGCAGTTCGACTACCGCTGGGCGCGCACGCCGCGCCGGGTCTTCCGCTCGTTCAGCACGTTCTCGCCGGCGGCGTCGCTCGTGTCGGAAGACGAGTCGTGCGACATCGCCATGGCCATGCGCGCCATCCACGACCACTACCGCGCGCTGGTGGACCCGCTCGACCAGAACCAGTACTTCGCCATGGAGGTGGAGGTGAAGCTGCTGGACGGAACGCGCCGGCTCTACGTGAAGCAGGCGCGCCCGTACCCCTTCCAGGCCGAGCTCTTGCCAGCCGACTGCCGCGGGTTCTGA
- a CDS encoding serine/threonine protein kinase, translating to MAEAPAPTTLVSRSIGALRLGDRLGRRLAQAAWISAALTVIFLAVSYSLAFLNVDPRFTSWQGQASPLRLWLAPCFLVFSLSFAELVRTRFRRSQATLVAGIAYEVLTALFVACLVNGRPWSEEPSLLGVSPIAIWLLVYAALVPLPPRATLLGAFLAALMDPLGLWLMVFADDHLPMPSTVLQFWRFFPTLVCAGLAYAIARLITRLEEQADEARRLGSYKLRVLLGRGGMAEVWEAEHRMLARPAAVKLVRPEWLEDDRQSAETMLQRFQREVSATSTLCSPHTIAVYDFGRAHDGTFFYAMERLHGIDLHSLIQEHGAQPPSRVVFILRQICHSLEEAHRAGLVHRDVKPANIFVCRYGLDLDFVKVLDFGLVKGDPPGLEHQSLTREGAHTGTPAFLPPEIALGKVSEADGRADLYGLGCVAYWLLTGKLVFPLGPSLQMIAAHAHDQPETPSRRGGVSVPADLEAIIMQLLAKSPSDRPASAAALSAMLAATGLEDAWTVAKREAWWSKHLPATPSLPPAGGSKSAPTSPKR from the coding sequence ATGGCGGAAGCGCCCGCACCCACCACCTTGGTCTCGCGCTCCATCGGCGCGCTGCGGCTCGGGGACCGCCTCGGGCGTCGCCTCGCGCAGGCCGCGTGGATCAGCGCGGCGCTCACCGTGATCTTCCTCGCGGTCAGCTACTCGCTCGCGTTCCTGAACGTGGACCCGCGCTTCACGTCTTGGCAGGGGCAAGCCAGCCCGCTGCGCTTGTGGCTTGCGCCCTGCTTCCTGGTCTTCTCGCTCTCGTTCGCCGAGCTGGTTCGCACCCGCTTCCGCCGGTCGCAGGCCACGCTGGTCGCGGGCATCGCCTACGAGGTCCTCACGGCGCTCTTCGTGGCGTGCCTGGTCAACGGGCGCCCCTGGTCCGAGGAGCCGTCGCTGCTGGGTGTGTCACCCATCGCCATCTGGCTGCTGGTGTACGCCGCGCTCGTGCCGCTGCCGCCGCGCGCCACCCTGCTGGGGGCCTTCCTCGCCGCGCTCATGGACCCACTCGGCCTGTGGCTCATGGTGTTCGCCGATGACCACCTGCCCATGCCCAGCACGGTGCTGCAGTTCTGGCGCTTCTTCCCGACGCTGGTCTGCGCTGGGCTGGCCTACGCCATCGCCAGGCTCATCACGCGCCTCGAAGAGCAGGCCGACGAGGCCCGGCGCCTCGGGTCGTACAAGCTGCGTGTGCTGCTGGGGCGCGGTGGCATGGCGGAGGTCTGGGAGGCCGAGCACCGCATGCTGGCCCGCCCCGCGGCGGTGAAGCTGGTGCGCCCCGAGTGGCTCGAGGACGACCGTCAGAGCGCCGAGACCATGCTGCAGCGCTTCCAGCGCGAGGTCAGCGCCACCTCCACGCTCTGCTCGCCGCACACCATCGCGGTCTACGACTTCGGGCGCGCCCACGACGGCACGTTCTTCTACGCCATGGAGCGCCTGCACGGCATCGACCTGCACTCGCTCATCCAGGAGCACGGCGCGCAGCCGCCGTCGCGCGTGGTGTTCATCCTGCGGCAGATCTGCCACTCGCTCGAAGAGGCGCACCGCGCGGGGCTCGTGCACCGCGACGTGAAGCCCGCCAACATCTTCGTGTGTCGCTACGGGCTGGACCTCGACTTCGTGAAGGTGCTGGACTTCGGTCTGGTGAAGGGCGACCCCCCGGGGCTCGAGCACCAGTCGCTCACCCGCGAGGGCGCGCACACGGGGACGCCCGCCTTCTTGCCGCCCGAGATCGCGCTCGGGAAGGTGTCGGAGGCGGACGGCCGTGCCGACCTCTACGGCCTTGGCTGCGTGGCCTACTGGCTGCTCACTGGGAAGCTGGTCTTCCCGCTGGGGCCGTCGCTCCAGATGATCGCGGCGCACGCGCACGACCAGCCCGAGACGCCTTCTCGGCGCGGTGGCGTGTCGGTCCCGGCCGACCTCGAGGCCATCATCATGCAGCTGCTGGCCAAGTCACCCAGCGACCGGCCGGCGAGCGCAGCGGCGCTGTCCGCCATGCTGGCCGCCACCGGGCTCGAAGACGCCTGGACCGTGGCCAAGCGCGAGGCCTGGTGGTCGAAGCACCTGCCCGCCACCCCCTCGCTGCCACCGGCCGGTGGTTCTAAGTCGGCGCCAACGTCGCCCAAGCGGTGA
- a CDS encoding protein kinase has translation MPSKRDTLPDESDDLLPHEDEQSSTTRSRDARADKSVTARVGGLRDPRHVTTLTDETGSLPRPDRWRPPVPGTVVGSYEVRSSLGRGSMGVVMKARDRHLDRLVAIKFIHPSLANRAGVLQRFEAEARVMAKIRHEHVTAVHAFGEHEGAPYFVMEYVEGHDLEELLRRRRGSPLVLDEALAILDAICRGVQAVHSAGAVHGDLKPANVLLGDANRVVVSDFGAARTIRDRNASSEAVHGTPAYLAPEYGLNHTGTVDHPQRADLYSLGVMAFELLTGRLPFATDDVLEMLHLHANEPPPQASEVNPGLPSVFDPVLKKALAKEPAARHASVQRFRQELNAARLNMSADGVRRRFVVADDEPVFRLLGQTILRAGFPGSDVVCAEDGLTAFDAIVSDETAVALIDLDMPGLDGLALVGKLREDPRGQRVPIIVITGAGGDDDWRALTERGASAFLVKPVDPDAVLSLVRRLLNGDGA, from the coding sequence ATGCCTTCCAAGCGGGACACCCTGCCGGACGAGTCGGATGACCTGCTGCCGCACGAAGACGAGCAGAGCTCGACGACGCGGAGCCGGGACGCGCGCGCGGACAAGAGCGTGACCGCTCGTGTGGGGGGCCTGCGGGATCCACGGCACGTCACCACGCTCACGGACGAGACCGGCAGCCTGCCGCGGCCGGACCGCTGGCGCCCGCCCGTGCCGGGCACGGTGGTGGGCTCGTACGAAGTGCGCAGCAGCCTCGGGCGTGGCTCCATGGGCGTGGTCATGAAGGCGCGCGACCGCCACCTGGACCGGCTGGTGGCCATCAAGTTCATTCACCCCAGCCTGGCCAACCGCGCGGGCGTGCTGCAGCGCTTCGAGGCCGAGGCGCGCGTGATGGCCAAGATCCGCCACGAGCACGTGACCGCGGTGCACGCCTTTGGCGAGCACGAAGGCGCGCCCTACTTCGTGATGGAGTACGTGGAGGGGCACGACCTCGAGGAGCTGCTGCGGCGGCGCCGGGGCTCACCCTTGGTGCTGGACGAGGCGCTGGCCATCCTGGACGCCATCTGCCGCGGCGTGCAGGCGGTGCACTCGGCCGGCGCGGTGCACGGCGACCTCAAGCCCGCGAACGTGTTGCTGGGCGACGCCAACCGCGTGGTGGTGAGCGACTTCGGCGCGGCCCGCACCATCCGGGACCGCAACGCGTCCAGCGAGGCCGTGCACGGGACCCCCGCGTACCTGGCGCCCGAGTATGGGCTCAACCACACGGGGACGGTGGATCACCCCCAGCGAGCCGACCTCTACAGCCTGGGCGTGATGGCCTTCGAGCTGCTGACCGGCCGGCTGCCGTTCGCCACCGACGACGTGCTCGAGATGCTGCACCTGCACGCCAACGAGCCGCCACCGCAGGCGAGCGAGGTGAACCCGGGGCTGCCCTCGGTGTTCGACCCCGTGCTGAAGAAGGCGCTAGCCAAGGAGCCCGCAGCGCGCCATGCCAGCGTGCAGCGCTTCCGGCAGGAGCTGAACGCCGCACGCCTCAACATGAGCGCCGACGGCGTGAGGCGGCGCTTCGTGGTGGCCGACGACGAGCCCGTCTTCCGCCTGCTGGGGCAGACCATCTTGCGGGCGGGGTTCCCCGGTTCCGATGTCGTGTGCGCCGAAGACGGGCTCACGGCCTTCGACGCCATCGTGTCGGACGAGACGGCGGTGGCGCTCATCGACTTGGACATGCCGGGCCTCGATGGCCTGGCGCTGGTGGGCAAGCTGCGCGAGGACCCGCGTGGTCAGCGGGTGCCCATCATCGTCATCACCGGGGCCGGCGGCGACGACGACTGGCGCGCCCTCACGGAGCGTGGCGCGTCTGCCTTCTTGGTGAAGCCAGTGGACCCGGACGCCGTGCTGTCGCTGGTGCGGCGCCTGCTGAACGGCGACGGCGCGTAG
- a CDS encoding GreA/GreB family elongation factor: MNALPDKLLVIAALRRELEENIERAAARAEQARVDATHAEARAENDKDTRGLETSYLARGQAMRTEELAETLHRVRLLSPRTFTEDDPVGLGALVRTELEDGEARTFFLLDVAGGTELMLAPGEPSVWVVSPSSPVGRALIGRSVGDEVKIARAGAMRHYDIVAIS, encoded by the coding sequence ATGAACGCACTACCCGACAAGCTCCTGGTCATCGCCGCCCTCCGCCGTGAGCTCGAGGAGAACATCGAGCGCGCCGCCGCGCGCGCCGAACAAGCGCGCGTCGACGCCACCCATGCCGAGGCCCGCGCCGAGAACGACAAGGACACCCGCGGCCTCGAGACGTCGTACCTGGCGCGCGGGCAGGCCATGCGCACCGAGGAGCTGGCCGAGACGCTGCATCGCGTGCGGCTGCTCTCGCCGCGCACCTTCACGGAAGACGACCCGGTGGGCCTCGGGGCGCTGGTGCGCACGGAGCTCGAAGACGGCGAGGCGCGCACCTTCTTCCTGCTGGACGTGGCGGGCGGCACCGAGCTCATGCTGGCGCCCGGCGAGCCCAGCGTGTGGGTGGTGAGCCCGTCTTCGCCGGTGGGGCGCGCGCTGATCGGGCGCTCCGTGGGAGACGAGGTCAAGATCGCCCGCGCGGGCGCCATGCGCCACTACGACATCGTTGCCATTAGCTAG
- a CDS encoding acyl-CoA dehydrogenase family protein gives MEALLRHLLGEDPRDVEVPDLSTWWDHHDAIRARFDRPFEAAVAGGFHADRLGYAFASGYVAALEHLLPELGGAPAALCVTEQAGNRPRDIETTLTPEGDAFRLSGQKTFVTLGSAAEQLVVIARDASQTGRIALVAVRIPSNRVGVSLETRELTAFVPEIPHSKATFASVRVTPDERLPGDGYVNVVKPFRTVEDVHVYASILGLLVRYGRLAMWPHGVVERLVSTVVTLSGVASLPPLSATTHIALAGVLETTGRFLDGELPALAQQLPEPARERLFRDAALFGVAAQARAQRRITAWATLAPT, from the coding sequence GTGGAAGCCCTCTTGCGCCATCTCCTCGGTGAAGACCCTCGCGACGTCGAGGTCCCCGACCTGTCCACCTGGTGGGATCATCACGACGCCATCCGTGCCCGCTTCGACCGCCCCTTCGAGGCCGCCGTGGCGGGCGGCTTCCACGCCGACCGCCTGGGCTATGCGTTCGCCTCGGGCTACGTGGCCGCGCTCGAGCACCTGCTGCCGGAGCTGGGCGGCGCGCCGGCTGCCCTGTGCGTGACGGAGCAGGCGGGCAACCGGCCGCGCGACATCGAGACCACGCTCACGCCGGAGGGCGATGCGTTTCGCCTGAGCGGCCAGAAGACCTTCGTGACGCTCGGCTCGGCGGCCGAGCAGCTGGTGGTCATCGCGCGCGACGCGTCGCAGACGGGGCGCATCGCGCTGGTGGCGGTGCGCATACCCAGCAACCGCGTGGGCGTGTCGCTCGAGACCCGCGAGCTCACCGCGTTCGTGCCCGAGATCCCGCACAGCAAGGCCACCTTCGCCAGCGTGCGCGTCACGCCGGACGAGCGGCTCCCGGGCGATGGCTACGTGAACGTGGTGAAGCCCTTCCGCACCGTGGAGGACGTGCACGTGTACGCCAGCATCCTCGGCCTGCTGGTGCGCTACGGGCGTCTGGCCATGTGGCCGCATGGCGTGGTGGAGCGCCTGGTCAGCACGGTGGTCACGCTGAGCGGAGTCGCCTCACTGCCCCCGCTGTCGGCCACCACGCACATCGCGCTGGCGGGCGTGCTGGAGACCACCGGGCGCTTCCTCGATGGCGAGCTGCCGGCGCTGGCGCAGCAGCTGCCCGAGCCAGCGCGCGAGCGGCTGTTCCGCGACGCCGCGCTGTTCGGGGTGGCGGCGCAGGCGCGGGCTCAGCGGCGCATCACCGCTTGGGCGACGTTGGCGCCGACTTAG
- a CDS encoding PIN domain-containing protein yields the protein MILDTNLVSAYLFPKGPSDPRRAFVVARLKEEPVGVAFVTRYEVERGFEAKVRRGEAGEQVAARRKLVIAKRFFGIAPVYGLDGYSGEGWSVAARIWAAGKARSPAVNFAENDLLIAATAAYHGQVLATAETKPAFHQLSELVAQVGGELRIEFVPTT from the coding sequence ATGATCCTCGACACCAACCTGGTCTCCGCGTACCTCTTTCCCAAGGGCCCTAGCGATCCTCGTCGTGCGTTCGTGGTAGCGCGCTTGAAGGAGGAGCCCGTCGGTGTCGCATTCGTCACTCGCTACGAAGTTGAGCGTGGATTCGAAGCAAAGGTGCGGCGGGGCGAGGCTGGCGAGCAGGTCGCTGCGCGACGAAAGCTCGTTATCGCGAAACGCTTCTTCGGAATCGCGCCTGTATACGGCTTGGATGGCTACAGCGGCGAAGGATGGAGCGTGGCTGCCCGCATTTGGGCGGCTGGGAAGGCACGCTCGCCAGCCGTCAACTTCGCCGAGAACGACCTCCTGATTGCCGCCACAGCCGCATACCACGGGCAAGTACTCGCCACGGCCGAGACGAAACCTGCATTCCACCAACTCTCGGAGCTCGTCGCACAAGTGGGCGGCGAACTCCGGATCGAGTTTGTCCCCACAACGTGA
- a CDS encoding acyl-CoA dehydrogenase family protein — translation MNDIFNPTPEHQQLREMLRAFVERHVEPQALEHDRTETFNVPLFRQLGELGLLGITLGEEVGGAGLDATAAVIAHEELAAADPAFTLSYLAHSMLFANNLYVNGNEAQRMRYLPSACTGERIGGMCMSEPGAGTDVMGLRTEARREGDTFVLNGAKMWITNGAISKTELGDVFLVYARIKGAERSQVSMFLVEKGMQGFSLGQKLSDKCGMRASSTAELVFEDCVVPAANLVGQEGHATICMMRNLELERLTLAAMSLGIARRSIEIMNRYARERVSFGKTLDHFGQIQRHIAESYAEFMAGRAYVYNTAAHMNLTAPGHRLDSDGVKLYCATMAKNVADRAMQVLGGYGYMGEYHVERLWRDAKLLEIGGGTLEAHHKNMTRDLASVEKIL, via the coding sequence ATGAACGACATCTTCAATCCCACCCCCGAGCATCAACAGCTGCGCGAGATGCTGCGCGCCTTCGTGGAGCGCCACGTGGAGCCCCAGGCTCTCGAGCACGACCGCACCGAGACCTTCAACGTGCCGCTCTTCCGCCAGCTGGGCGAGCTGGGCCTGCTGGGCATCACCCTCGGCGAAGAGGTGGGCGGCGCAGGGCTCGACGCCACCGCCGCGGTCATTGCGCACGAGGAGCTGGCGGCGGCCGACCCGGCCTTCACGCTGTCGTACCTGGCGCACTCCATGCTGTTCGCCAACAACCTGTACGTGAACGGCAACGAGGCGCAGCGCATGCGCTACCTGCCGTCCGCCTGCACGGGCGAGCGCATCGGCGGCATGTGCATGAGCGAGCCGGGCGCGGGCACCGACGTGATGGGCCTCCGCACGGAGGCGCGCCGCGAGGGCGACACGTTCGTGCTCAACGGCGCCAAGATGTGGATCACCAACGGCGCCATCTCGAAGACCGAGCTGGGCGACGTGTTCCTGGTCTACGCGCGCATCAAGGGCGCCGAGCGCAGCCAGGTGTCCATGTTCCTGGTGGAGAAGGGCATGCAGGGCTTCTCCCTGGGGCAGAAGCTGTCGGACAAGTGCGGCATGCGCGCGTCGTCCACGGCCGAGCTGGTGTTCGAGGACTGCGTGGTGCCGGCCGCCAACCTGGTGGGCCAAGAGGGCCACGCCACCATCTGCATGATGCGCAACCTGGAGCTCGAGCGCCTCACGCTGGCCGCCATGAGCCTCGGCATCGCGCGGCGCAGCATCGAGATCATGAACCGCTACGCCCGCGAGCGCGTGAGCTTCGGCAAGACGCTGGACCACTTCGGGCAGATCCAACGGCACATCGCCGAGAGCTACGCCGAGTTCATGGCGGGGCGCGCCTATGTCTACAACACCGCCGCGCACATGAACCTGACCGCGCCGGGGCATCGCTTGGACTCCGACGGCGTGAAGCTCTACTGCGCCACCATGGCCAAGAACGTGGCCGACCGCGCCATGCAGGTGCTGGGCGGCTACGGCTACATGGGCGAGTACCACGTGGAGCGCCTGTGGCGTGACGCGAAGCTGCTCGAGATCGGCGGCGGCACCCTGGAAGCCCACCACAAGAACATGACGCGGGACCTCGCCAGCGTAGAGAAGATCCTCTAG